From Astyanax mexicanus isolate ESR-SI-001 chromosome 13, AstMex3_surface, whole genome shotgun sequence, the proteins below share one genomic window:
- the LOC125780612 gene encoding urokinase plasminogen activator surface receptor-like produces MQLQVTLMLICLLFPEVRGLKCYQCIPVPPGTCTQTQVDCTDQCSSTTMVNYMAGIKQDVQIKKCATSPECVSGSMNLGAVKMSLNTKCCSTDFCNSQSVPALPTGSPNGRKCYTCDNNDCTGIVDCEGDEDHCVNIKSSAGNVKVTLKGCASRSVCTEGQASMSSAGVSGSVNCCQGNLCNGAERVNLSLFLLILGPLLSFIPFSSVPFSVFF; encoded by the exons ATGCAGCTGCAGGTCACACTGATGCTCATCTGCCTGCTCTTTCCTGAAG TGCGGGGACTGAAGTGTTATCAGTGTATACCAGTGCCGCCTGGAACCTGCACCCAAACACAGGTTGACTGTACAGATCAGTGTTCCAGCACAACCATGGTCAATTACATGG CTGGAATTAAACAGGATGTGCAAATAAAGAAATGTGCAACTTCACCCGAGTGTGTGAGTGGGAGCATGAACCTGGGTGCTGTGAAAATGAGCTTGAACACAAAATGCTGCAGTACTGATTTCTGCAACAGCCAATCAGTGCCAG CTTTGCCCACAGGCTCACCTAACGGGAGGAAGTGCTACACATGTGATAATAATGATTGTACAGGAATTGTGGACTGCGAGGGAGATGAAGATCACTGCGTCAACAtcaaaa gtAGTGCTGGAAATGTTAAGGTAACACTGAAAGGCTGTGCCAGCAGAAGTGTGTGTACTGAAGGTCAGGCGAGCATGTCCTCAGCTGGTGTCTCTGGAAGTGTGAACTGCTGTCAGGGGAATCTGTGTAACGGAGCTGAAAGAGTTAATCTGAGCCTCTTCCTCCTCATACTGGGACCCCTGCTCTCCTTCATCCCCTTCTCCTCTGtccctttttctgtctttttctga